In one window of Gossypium hirsutum isolate 1008001.06 chromosome A01, Gossypium_hirsutum_v2.1, whole genome shotgun sequence DNA:
- the LOC107917586 gene encoding uncharacterized protein, with protein sequence MAILRNKKSSSVYTFVFSLFPLLFSISHSTSIHDVLVSRGLPAGLLPKEVKSYTLAEDGSLEVLLDGPCLTKYENRVFFDSVVKANLTYGSLIGVVGLTQEELFLWLPVKDIIVDDPNSGLILFDIGVAHKQLSLSLFEEPPHCKPQGMLKNQGRKEKGLEAVR encoded by the exons ATGGCTATTCTGAGAAACAAAAAGAGCAGCAGCGTCTATACTTTCGTATTTTCATTATTTCCCTTACTCTTCTCTATTTCTCATTCCACTTCAATCCATGATGTTCTAGTTTCAAGGGGATTACCAGCTGGGCTACTCCCAAAAGAAGTGAAATCGTATACACTAGCAGAAGATGGAAGCCTAGAAGTATTGTTGGATGGACCATGCTTGACCAAGTATGAAAACAGGGTGTTCTTTGACAGCGTAGTGAAGGCTAACCTTACCTATGGCAGCCTCATTGGGGTGGTGGGGCTAACCCAAGAAGAACTATTCCTTTGGTTACCTGTTAAAGACATCATAGTAGATGACCCTAATTCTGGTCTCATCTTGTTTGACATTGGTGTTGCTCACAAACAACTCTCCTTATCTCTGTTTGAAGAACCTCCTCACTGTAAACCTCAAG GGATGTTGAAGAATCAAGGGAGAAAGGAGAAAGGATTGGAGGCTGTGAGATAA